A genomic region of Barnesiella viscericola DSM 18177 contains the following coding sequences:
- the rplW gene encoding 50S ribosomal protein L23, translated as MGIIIKPIVTEKMTAMGEKYNRYGFRVDPKADKLQIKKAVEEMYNVTVVSVNTMNYRGKNKSRYTKTGLISGKTAAYKKALVTLKEGETIDFYSNI; from the coding sequence ATGGGAATTATTATTAAACCTATCGTAACAGAGAAAATGACGGCCATGGGCGAGAAATACAATCGCTATGGTTTCCGTGTGGACCCGAAGGCCGATAAGTTGCAAATCAAGAAAGCCGTAGAAGAGATGTACAACGTGACGGTCGTATCGGTAAACACGATGAACTATCGTGGCAAAAACAAAAGCCGCTACACCAAGACCGGTCTCATCTCGGGAAAGACGGCCGCTTATAAGAAAGCCTTGGTTACATTGAAAGAAGGAGAAACTATTGATTTTTATAGCAATATCTAA
- the rplB gene encoding 50S ribosomal protein L2, producing MAVRKLKPTTPGQRHKVIGAFDTITASAPEKSLVRGVRKSGGRNNEGHLTMRYIGGGHKRKYRLIDFKRNKDGVPATVKAIEYDPNRSARIALLYYADGEKRYIIAPNGLEVGATLMSGENAAPEVGNALPLKNIPIGTVIHNIELRPGQGAFLVRSAGTFAQLTSREGDYAIIKLPSGETRKILATCKATIGSVGNSDHALERSGKAGRSRWLGRRPRNRGVVMNPVDHPMGGGEGRASGGHPRSRKGLYAKGLKTRAPKKHSSKYIIERRKK from the coding sequence ATGGCAGTAAGAAAATTAAAGCCCACAACACCGGGGCAAAGACACAAAGTTATTGGTGCATTTGATACAATCACTGCTAGCGCGCCAGAAAAATCTCTTGTAAGAGGTGTCAGAAAATCGGGTGGTCGTAACAATGAAGGGCATTTGACCATGCGCTACATTGGAGGCGGTCACAAGAGAAAATACAGATTGATCGACTTCAAGAGAAACAAAGACGGTGTACCCGCTACTGTAAAAGCTATCGAATACGACCCGAACCGTTCGGCCCGTATCGCATTGCTTTATTATGCAGACGGTGAAAAACGTTACATTATTGCACCCAACGGCTTGGAAGTTGGAGCAACCTTGATGTCTGGCGAAAATGCAGCTCCTGAGGTAGGAAATGCGTTGCCTCTGAAAAACATACCTATCGGTACTGTGATTCACAACATCGAGTTGCGTCCGGGTCAAGGAGCCTTCTTGGTTCGTTCGGCCGGAACGTTTGCTCAGTTGACTTCGAGAGAAGGCGATTATGCAATTATCAAATTACCTTCTGGAGAAACCAGAAAAATCCTCGCAACCTGTAAAGCCACGATCGGCAGCGTAGGAAATTCGGATCACGCCCTCGAACGCTCGGGTAAAGCCGGACGCTCGCGCTGGTTGGGCCGTCGTCCTCGCAACCGTGGTGTTGTGATGAACCCTGTAGATCACCCGATGGGTGGTGGTGAAGGACGTGCATCAGGTGGACACCCCAGATCGAGAAAAGGCTTGTATGCAAAAGGTTTGAAGACCAGAGCTCCGAAGAAACACTCTTCGAAGTATATAATTGAAAGAAGGAAAAAGTAA
- the rpsS gene encoding 30S ribosomal protein S19: MSRSLKKGPYISVKLDKKVAAMEASGKKSVIKTWSRASMISPEFVGHTFAVHNGNKFIPVYVTENMVGHKLGEFAPTRTFRGHAGNKKK, from the coding sequence ATGAGTCGTTCATTAAAAAAAGGCCCATATATCAGTGTGAAGCTGGACAAGAAAGTAGCCGCCATGGAAGCATCTGGCAAGAAGTCGGTGATTAAGACATGGTCGCGTGCCTCTATGATTTCTCCCGAATTCGTAGGGCATACTTTTGCAGTACACAATGGTAATAAATTTATTCCCGTATACGTTACCGAAAACATGGTAGGGCACAAGCTCGGTGAGTTTGCCCCCACGCGTACATTCCGCGGTCATGCAGGTAACAAGAAAAAATAA
- the rplV gene encoding 50S ribosomal protein L22 has translation MGARKRESANRRKEALKTQYFAKLNNVPTSPRKMRLAADMVRGMEVFKALGVLKFSNKEASQRLEKLLRSAIANWEQKNERKAESGELYISTIYVDCAAMLKRLRPAPRGRGYRIRKRSNHVTLFVDTINKNDNKN, from the coding sequence ATGGGTGCAAGAAAAAGAGAATCAGCCAATAGAAGGAAGGAAGCTCTGAAAACTCAATATTTCGCCAAGTTGAACAACGTTCCTACCTCACCCCGCAAGATGCGCTTGGCCGCAGACATGGTAAGAGGCATGGAAGTATTCAAAGCCCTGGGCGTATTGAAGTTCTCGAACAAGGAAGCTTCGCAAAGACTGGAAAAACTGTTGCGTTCGGCCATTGCCAACTGGGAGCAAAAGAACGAGCGCAAGGCCGAAAGCGGAGAACTGTACATCTCGACAATCTATGTAGATTGCGCAGCAATGTTGAAGCGTCTTCGTCCGGCTCCGCGAGGAAGAGGTTACCGGATTCGCAAACGTTCGAATCACGTAACACTGTTTGTTGATACAATAAATAAAAACGATAACAAAAACTAA
- the rpsC gene encoding 30S ribosomal protein S3, protein MGQKVNPISNRLGIIRGWDSNWYGGKNYGDRLLEDSKIRKYLNARLAKASVSRIVIERTLKLITITVCTARPGLIIGKGGQEVDKLKEELKKITDKDVQINIYEVKRPELDAEIVASNIARQIEGKIAYRRAVKMAIASTMRMGAEGIKVQVSGRLNGAEMARSEMYKEGRTPLHTLRADIDYALVEALTKVGIIGIKVWICRGEIYGKKDLAPAFTNNAKDARGGNGGPKKGFRKPKTNR, encoded by the coding sequence ATGGGACAGAAAGTAAATCCGATAAGTAACCGTTTGGGAATCATCAGAGGTTGGGATTCCAATTGGTATGGCGGTAAAAACTATGGTGACAGGTTGTTGGAAGACAGCAAGATCCGGAAGTATTTGAATGCCCGTCTTGCAAAAGCCAGCGTTTCACGCATAGTTATAGAACGTACGTTGAAGTTGATAACCATTACCGTGTGCACGGCTCGTCCGGGCTTGATCATCGGTAAGGGAGGTCAAGAGGTTGACAAACTCAAAGAAGAGTTGAAGAAAATCACCGACAAGGACGTACAAATCAATATCTACGAGGTAAAACGCCCCGAACTTGACGCCGAAATCGTGGCCAGCAACATCGCTCGCCAGATCGAAGGCAAAATCGCCTACCGTCGCGCCGTAAAAATGGCCATCGCCTCGACGATGCGCATGGGTGCCGAAGGTATCAAGGTACAAGTGTCGGGTCGTCTGAACGGCGCCGAAATGGCTCGTTCCGAGATGTACAAAGAGGGAAGAACCCCGCTGCACACCTTGCGTGCCGATATTGACTATGCCTTGGTAGAAGCTCTTACGAAAGTAGGTATCATCGGAATCAAGGTTTGGATCTGCCGTGGCGAAATCTACGGAAAGAAAGACCTGGCTCCCGCCTTCACCAACAATGCCAAAGATGCACGTGGTGGAAACGGAGGTCCGAAGAAGGGCTTCAGAAAACCCAAAACTAACCGCTAA
- the rplP gene encoding 50S ribosomal protein L16: protein MLQPKKTKFRRQQKGRQKGNAQRGNQLAFGSFGIKSLDTKWITGRQIEAARVAVTRYMQRQGQIWIRIFPDKPITKKPADVRMGKGKGNPEGFVFPITPGRVIIEVEGVPYEIAKEALRLGAQKLPVTTKFVVRRDYDASQNV from the coding sequence ATGTTACAACCGAAAAAAACTAAATTCAGAAGACAGCAAAAAGGTCGCCAAAAGGGCAACGCCCAAAGAGGCAACCAGCTGGCTTTCGGCTCTTTCGGCATCAAGTCGTTAGATACGAAATGGATTACAGGTCGTCAAATCGAGGCCGCTCGTGTTGCTGTAACACGTTACATGCAACGTCAAGGTCAGATTTGGATCCGTATATTTCCCGATAAACCTATTACTAAGAAGCCGGCCGACGTACGTATGGGTAAAGGTAAAGGTAATCCCGAAGGATTCGTATTCCCCATTACCCCGGGTCGTGTCATCATCGAGGTAGAAGGTGTACCCTATGAGATCGCTAAGGAGGCTCTGCGCCTGGGTGCTCAGAAACTTCCCGTTACCACTAAGTTCGTTGTTCGTCGTGACTACGACGCCAGTCAAAATGTGTAA
- a CDS encoding large ribosomal subunit protein uL29, which translates to MKKAEVKELGSKELQERLDAAVAALDQMVINHSISPLDSPAKITHERRMIARMKTELRKRELNNK; encoded by the coding sequence ATGAAAAAAGCAGAAGTAAAAGAATTAGGCTCCAAGGAGTTGCAGGAAAGATTGGATGCAGCCGTGGCCGCACTCGACCAGATGGTGATTAACCACAGCATCTCGCCGTTGGACAGTCCTGCTAAAATAACTCACGAACGCAGGATGATTGCGCGCATGAAAACCGAGTTGCGCAAACGTGAACTTAATAACAAATAA
- the rpsQ gene encoding 30S ribosomal protein S17, which yields MESRNLRKERVGVVSSNKMEKSVTVTVKWKEKHPIYGKFVNKTKKYHAHDEKNECNVGDTVRLMETRPLSKTKRWRVVEIIERAK from the coding sequence ATGGAAAGTAGAAATTTAAGAAAAGAGAGAGTCGGTGTGGTTTCCAGCAACAAGATGGAAAAGAGCGTCACGGTAACCGTGAAGTGGAAAGAGAAACACCCGATCTATGGTAAATTCGTGAACAAGACGAAGAAATACCATGCTCACGACGAGAAGAACGAATGCAACGTCGGTGATACCGTGCGGCTGATGGAGACTCGTCCTTTGAGCAAAACAAAGAGATGGAGAGTAGTAGAAATCATCGAAAGAGCTAAGTAA
- the rplN gene encoding 50S ribosomal protein L14, translating into MIQQESRLTVADNSGAKEALCIRVLGGTGRRYASVGDVIVVAIKSAIPSSDVKKGAVSKAIIVRTKKEIRRQDGSYIRFDDNACVLLNNAGELRGSRIFGPVARELRAVNMKIVSLAPEVL; encoded by the coding sequence ATGATACAACAAGAATCAAGACTTACAGTAGCTGACAACAGCGGAGCTAAGGAAGCTCTTTGTATTCGCGTGTTGGGCGGAACCGGTCGCCGTTATGCGTCGGTAGGCGATGTAATCGTCGTAGCGATCAAAAGCGCTATCCCCTCGAGCGATGTGAAAAAAGGCGCCGTATCGAAAGCCATTATCGTGCGCACGAAGAAGGAAATCCGTCGTCAAGACGGCTCATACATTCGCTTCGACGACAACGCATGCGTGTTGTTGAACAACGCAGGCGAATTGCGCGGTAGCCGTATCTTCGGCCCGGTTGCCAGAGAGTTGCGTGCCGTAAACATGAAAATCGTGTCGTTGGCACCCGAAGTACTTTAA
- the rplX gene encoding 50S ribosomal protein L24, with the protein MSKLHIKKGDTVYVNAGEDKGKTGRVLSVLVKEQRAIVEGINMVSKSTKPNAKNPQGGIVKKEAPIHISNLNPLDPKSGKATRIGRKKNEAGVSVRYSKKSGEEIK; encoded by the coding sequence ATGAGCAAGTTACATATCAAAAAGGGAGATACAGTCTATGTAAACGCCGGTGAGGACAAAGGCAAGACCGGTCGTGTACTGAGCGTGTTGGTAAAAGAGCAACGTGCCATCGTAGAAGGTATCAACATGGTATCCAAGAGTACCAAACCCAATGCCAAAAACCCCCAGGGAGGTATAGTGAAGAAAGAAGCTCCTATTCATATTTCCAATTTGAATCCTCTGGATCCCAAGAGCGGAAAAGCAACCCGTATCGGGCGGAAGAAAAATGAAGCAGGCGTTTCAGTACGTTATTCCAAAAAATCAGGAGAGGAGATTAAGTAA
- the rplE gene encoding 50S ribosomal protein L5, with the protein MNNTANLKKEYLERIVPALQKEFNYSSIMQVPVLKKIVINQGLGEATADKKIIETAINELTAITGQKAVATLSRKDISNFKLRKKMPIGVMVTLRHERMYEFLERLVRVSLPRIRDFKGIESKLDGRGNYTLGIQEQIIFPEINIDSITKIMGMNITFVTSAKTDEEGYALLKAFGLPFKNAKKD; encoded by the coding sequence ATGAACAACACCGCAAATCTGAAGAAAGAATATCTCGAAAGAATCGTGCCCGCCTTGCAGAAGGAGTTCAACTACTCGTCGATTATGCAGGTGCCCGTCTTGAAAAAGATCGTGATCAATCAAGGTCTTGGCGAAGCAACGGCCGATAAGAAAATCATCGAAACCGCCATCAACGAGTTGACGGCCATCACCGGTCAGAAAGCAGTGGCAACCCTCTCGCGCAAAGATATTTCAAATTTCAAGCTGCGTAAGAAAATGCCTATCGGTGTGATGGTAACCCTCCGTCACGAGCGCATGTACGAGTTCTTGGAGCGTCTGGTACGCGTATCTCTTCCCCGTATCCGCGACTTCAAAGGTATCGAAAGCAAACTCGATGGACGAGGCAACTACACCCTCGGAATTCAGGAACAAATCATTTTCCCTGAAATAAATATCGATAGTATTACCAAAATTATGGGAATGAATATTACCTTTGTAACCTCAGCCAAAACCGACGAGGAAGGGTATGCTCTTCTCAAAGCATTTGGCTTACCTTTTAAAAACGCAAAAAAAGACTAA
- the rpsN gene encoding 30S ribosomal protein S14: protein MAKESMKAREVKRAKLVAKYAEKKKQLKAEGNYEALQLLPKNASRVRLHNRCKITGRPKGYIRQFGISRIQFREMASAGLIPGVKKASW from the coding sequence ATGGCAAAAGAATCGATGAAAGCTCGTGAAGTGAAGAGAGCCAAGCTGGTTGCCAAATATGCCGAAAAGAAAAAACAACTCAAGGCAGAAGGTAACTACGAGGCCCTTCAACTGCTGCCGAAAAACGCATCGCGTGTACGTTTGCACAACCGTTGCAAAATTACCGGTCGTCCCAAAGGATATATCCGTCAGTTTGGGATTTCCCGTATACAGTTCCGCGAAATGGCATCGGCTGGACTTATCCCGGGCGTAAAGAAAGCAAGCTGGTAA
- the rpsH gene encoding 30S ribosomal protein S8, translating into MTDPIADYLTRLRNAIKAHHRVVEVPSSKLKKEITKILFEKGYILNYKFVEDGPRGTIKIALKYDPVNKVSAIQKLIRISSPGLRRYTGYKDMPRVLNGLGIAILSTSKGVMTNKEASDLKIGGEVLCYIY; encoded by the coding sequence ATGACAGATCCAATAGCAGATTATCTGACAAGATTGAGAAACGCCATCAAAGCTCATCACAGAGTAGTTGAAGTGCCTTCCTCGAAATTGAAAAAAGAAATCACGAAAATCCTTTTTGAAAAAGGCTACATTCTGAATTACAAGTTTGTAGAAGACGGTCCCCGAGGCACCATCAAGATTGCCTTGAAGTACGATCCCGTAAACAAAGTGAGCGCAATCCAGAAGCTGATTCGTATCTCGAGTCCGGGTTTGCGTCGTTACACCGGCTACAAAGACATGCCGCGCGTATTGAACGGTTTGGGTATTGCAATTCTCTCCACCTCGAAAGGCGTGATGACCAACAAAGAGGCCAGCGACCTGAAAATCGGTGGCGAGGTATTATGTTACATTTACTAA
- the rplF gene encoding 50S ribosomal protein L6, giving the protein MSRIGKLPIVVPAGVTVTISGNEVKVKGPKGELSQTVSPEIKVEMVDGAIHVTRPNDEKQTRALHGLYRALIHNMVVGVSEGYKKEMELVGVGYRAQSQGQVLELSLGYSHAIFLRLPAEIKVEAKSERNKNPLIILESCDKQLIGQVCAKIRSLRKPEPYKGKGIKFVGEVIRRKSGKSAGAK; this is encoded by the coding sequence ATGTCAAGAATAGGAAAATTGCCCATAGTAGTACCCGCCGGAGTTACCGTTACTATCTCCGGAAATGAGGTAAAGGTAAAAGGACCCAAAGGGGAACTGTCGCAGACCGTATCGCCCGAAATTAAAGTTGAAATGGTAGACGGGGCTATTCATGTGACCCGGCCTAATGATGAAAAACAGACACGTGCCCTTCACGGTCTTTACCGCGCCCTGATCCACAACATGGTGGTAGGTGTTTCGGAAGGCTATAAGAAAGAGATGGAGCTGGTCGGCGTAGGTTACCGTGCCCAAAGCCAAGGCCAGGTACTCGAGCTCTCGCTCGGCTACTCTCACGCCATCTTTTTGAGACTTCCTGCCGAAATCAAGGTAGAAGCCAAATCGGAGAGAAACAAAAACCCGTTGATTATTCTCGAATCGTGCGACAAGCAACTGATCGGCCAGGTGTGTGCCAAGATTCGTTCGTTGCGCAAGCCCGAACCTTACAAGGGTAAAGGTATCAAGTTCGTTGGCGAGGTAATCCGCAGAAAATCGGGTAAATCGGCAGGTGCCAAATAA
- the rplR gene encoding 50S ribosomal protein L18: MTTKIERRLKIKTRIRGKVSGTAERPRMTVFRSNKQIYVQLVDDLTGKTLAAASSRGMEAAPKKEQAAKVGEAIAKKAQEAGITTVVFDRNGYLYHGRVKELADAARNGGLKF; the protein is encoded by the coding sequence ATGACAACGAAGATAGAAAGAAGACTCAAAATCAAAACCCGCATTCGCGGTAAGGTATCCGGCACGGCCGAACGCCCCCGTATGACGGTGTTTAGAAGCAATAAACAAATATATGTGCAATTGGTCGACGACCTCACCGGAAAAACGCTCGCTGCCGCCTCGTCGAGAGGTATGGAAGCCGCTCCCAAGAAAGAGCAGGCTGCGAAAGTAGGTGAAGCTATCGCCAAGAAAGCACAGGAAGCCGGTATTACCACGGTTGTATTTGACCGCAACGGTTACCTGTATCATGGGAGAGTAAAAGAATTAGCTGATGCTGCCCGCAACGGTGGCCTTAAATTTTAA
- the rpsE gene encoding 30S ribosomal protein S5, giving the protein MTGKINRVKSTNDIELKDRLVAINRVTKVTKGGRTFSFSAIVVVGNEAGIVGWGLGKASEVTTAIAKGVEAAKKNLVKVPVLKGTIPHDQLAKFGGALVYIKPASPGTGVKAGGAMRAVLESVGITDVLAKSKGSSNPHNLVKATIAALCELRDAATVAQNRGISVEKVFKG; this is encoded by the coding sequence ATGACAGGAAAAATAAATAGAGTAAAATCGACAAACGACATCGAGTTGAAAGACCGTTTGGTTGCCATCAACCGTGTAACGAAAGTGACCAAAGGTGGTCGTACGTTCAGCTTTTCGGCTATTGTCGTAGTAGGCAACGAAGCCGGTATCGTAGGCTGGGGCCTCGGAAAAGCGAGCGAAGTAACCACCGCTATCGCCAAAGGTGTGGAAGCTGCCAAGAAGAATCTGGTAAAAGTACCGGTACTCAAAGGCACAATCCCCCACGACCAGCTGGCCAAATTCGGCGGAGCCCTCGTGTATATCAAACCTGCATCTCCGGGTACCGGAGTAAAGGCCGGTGGTGCCATGCGTGCCGTTCTCGAAAGCGTAGGTATCACCGACGTGCTTGCCAAATCGAAAGGTTCGTCCAACCCCCACAACCTGGTGAAAGCCACGATTGCTGCCTTGTGCGAACTGAGAGATGCGGCTACCGTCGCTCAAAACAGAGGTATCTCGGTAGAAAAAGTCTTTAAAGGTTAA
- the rpmD gene encoding 50S ribosomal protein L30 — protein MEKIKIKQVKSRINCPAVQKKTLDALGLRKLNHVVEHDATPQILGMVEKVKHLVKVVE, from the coding sequence ATGGAAAAGATAAAAATCAAACAAGTAAAGAGCCGCATCAATTGCCCCGCTGTACAAAAGAAGACGCTTGATGCACTGGGCCTGAGAAAACTCAACCACGTCGTAGAGCACGACGCTACCCCCCAAATCCTGGGCATGGTAGAAAAGGTTAAACACCTGGTGAAAGTAGTTGAGTAA
- the rplO gene encoding 50S ribosomal protein L15, producing the protein MDLSNLKPAEGSTKTRKRIGRGPGSGLGGTSTRGHKGAKSRSGYKRKIGFEGGQMPLQRRVPKFGFKNINRVEYKGINLEALQALADSQKLEKIDIDTLVAAGFISANQLVKILGKGTLTAKLEVCAHAFSKTAEAAIVAAGGTVVKL; encoded by the coding sequence ATGGACTTGAGTAATTTAAAACCCGCCGAAGGGTCAACCAAAACAAGAAAGAGAATCGGTCGTGGACCGGGTTCTGGTTTGGGTGGAACTTCTACCAGAGGTCATAAAGGAGCAAAGTCGCGTTCGGGTTACAAACGCAAAATCGGTTTCGAGGGTGGTCAGATGCCTCTCCAACGCCGTGTTCCTAAATTTGGCTTCAAGAATATAAATCGTGTAGAATACAAAGGCATCAATCTCGAAGCCTTGCAGGCACTGGCCGATAGCCAGAAACTGGAAAAAATCGACATCGATACACTTGTGGCTGCCGGATTTATTTCTGCCAATCAGTTAGTGAAAATTCTTGGTAAAGGTACTCTTACGGCCAAATTGGAAGTTTGCGCACACGCATTCTCCAAAACCGCCGAAGCTGCTATCGTTGCCGCAGGTGGAACAGTAGTCAAACTCTAA
- the secY gene encoding preprotein translocase subunit SecY, which produces MRAIETIKNIWKIEDLRKRIITTILLVLVYRVGSYVVLPGIDPANLDALRNQTSKGLMQLLDMFSGGAFSNASIFALGIMPYITASIVIQLLGMVMPSFQKLQREGESGRTKLNQYTRYLTVIILLLQGPAYLVNLKVQMGSALFPSGWLFIVSSTIVLAAGSMFIMWLGERITDKGIGNGISFIILVGIIARLPLAFAAEFTSRLASKQGGLVMFLIEIIFLLAVIAAAILLVQGTRRVPVQYAKRIVGNKQYGGARQYIPLKVNTAGVMPIIFAQAIMFIPITIAGFSVTNASSFWQSFMSMTGFWYNFVFAFLIIVFTYFYTAITVQPTQMAEDMKRNNGFIPGVKPGKKTADYLDSIMSRITMPGSIFLAIVAILPAFAQICGVSAEFAQFFGGTSLLILVGVVLDTLQQIESHLMMRHYDGLMKSGRIKGRSGAY; this is translated from the coding sequence ATGAGAGCAATAGAAACTATAAAAAACATTTGGAAAATCGAAGACCTCCGCAAGCGTATCATCACCACCATTCTGCTGGTGCTGGTATATCGCGTGGGGTCATACGTCGTGCTTCCAGGTATCGATCCTGCCAATCTGGACGCTTTGCGCAACCAGACGAGCAAGGGTCTGATGCAGTTGCTCGATATGTTTTCGGGAGGTGCATTCTCCAACGCTTCGATTTTTGCCTTGGGAATCATGCCTTATATCACCGCCTCGATTGTAATCCAATTGCTGGGTATGGTGATGCCCTCGTTCCAGAAGCTGCAACGCGAAGGCGAGAGCGGTCGTACGAAACTTAACCAATACACCCGCTATTTGACCGTTATCATTCTGCTCTTGCAAGGTCCTGCCTACTTGGTGAACCTGAAAGTTCAGATGGGGTCGGCCTTATTCCCCTCCGGTTGGTTGTTTATAGTTTCTTCTACAATCGTGCTTGCTGCCGGCAGTATGTTTATCATGTGGCTGGGCGAACGTATTACCGACAAGGGTATCGGCAACGGTATCTCGTTCATCATCTTGGTCGGTATCATCGCTCGTCTGCCGCTGGCTTTCGCCGCCGAATTTACCAGCCGTCTGGCTTCTAAACAAGGTGGTTTGGTGATGTTCCTTATCGAGATTATTTTCCTGCTGGCCGTTATCGCCGCAGCAATTCTGCTCGTACAGGGCACCCGGAGAGTCCCCGTACAATATGCCAAGCGTATTGTAGGTAACAAACAGTATGGCGGTGCTCGCCAGTATATCCCCTTGAAGGTCAACACGGCAGGTGTGATGCCTATCATCTTTGCCCAGGCCATCATGTTTATCCCCATCACCATTGCCGGGTTCAGCGTAACCAACGCAAGCTCGTTCTGGCAATCGTTCATGTCGATGACGGGATTCTGGTATAACTTTGTGTTTGCATTCCTGATCATAGTCTTCACCTATTTCTATACGGCAATCACCGTGCAACCCACGCAGATGGCCGAAGATATGAAACGCAACAACGGCTTTATACCCGGTGTAAAACCCGGTAAGAAGACGGCCGATTATCTCGACTCGATCATGTCGAGAATCACTATGCCCGGTTCTATCTTCCTGGCTATTGTGGCCATTCTGCCGGCTTTTGCCCAGATTTGTGGCGTAAGTGCCGAGTTCGCTCAGTTCTTCGGTGGAACGTCGCTGCTCATCTTGGTAGGTGTAGTACTTGATACCTTGCAACAGATTGAAAGCCACTTGATGATGCGCCATTATGACGGTCTGATGAAATCGGGCAGAATAAAAGGTCGTAGCGGAGCTTATTAA
- the map gene encoding type I methionyl aminopeptidase — translation MIYLKTDEEIELMRESNLLVGMTLGEMAKWVAPGITTLKLDKIAEEFIRDHGAEPGFLGYAGYPNSLCISVNEVIVHGIPNSYALREGDIVSIDCGVVKNGFNGDSAYTFCVGEVAPEVKQLLKTTKESLYLGIEHAVEGKRIGDIGHAIQTYCEARGYSVVRELCGHGVGKKLHEEPNVPNYGRPGTGPLLKNGMCIAIEPMINLGARNIVIERDGWTTRTRDRKPAAHFEHTVAIKGGKADILSSFEYIEQVLGDKSI, via the coding sequence ATGATTTATCTTAAAACAGACGAAGAGATAGAGTTGATGCGGGAGAGTAATCTCTTGGTGGGCATGACCCTGGGCGAGATGGCCAAGTGGGTAGCCCCCGGGATTACCACCCTCAAACTCGACAAGATAGCCGAGGAGTTTATCCGTGATCATGGAGCCGAACCCGGTTTCCTGGGATATGCCGGCTATCCCAACTCTCTTTGCATCTCGGTCAACGAGGTGATTGTACACGGCATTCCCAACAGCTACGCTCTGCGCGAGGGGGACATTGTCTCGATCGACTGTGGCGTGGTGAAAAACGGCTTCAACGGCGATTCGGCCTATACCTTCTGTGTAGGCGAGGTTGCTCCCGAAGTCAAGCAACTGCTCAAAACCACCAAAGAGTCTCTCTACCTGGGCATTGAGCACGCTGTGGAAGGGAAACGTATAGGAGACATTGGCCATGCCATTCAAACCTATTGCGAAGCTCGTGGTTATTCTGTAGTGAGGGAGTTGTGCGGACACGGAGTGGGCAAGAAGCTCCACGAAGAGCCCAACGTTCCCAATTATGGTCGTCCGGGTACAGGCCCGTTGCTCAAAAACGGCATGTGCATTGCCATCGAACCCATGATTAACCTGGGGGCACGCAATATCGTCATCGAGCGCGACGGGTGGACCACCCGCACGAGAGATCGCAAACCGGCTGCTCACTTCGAGCACACGGTAGCCATCAAGGGAGGGAAAGCCGACATACTTTCCTCATTCGAGTACATAGAGCAAGTTTTAGGAGACAAATCAATTTAA
- the infA gene encoding translation initiation factor IF-1: protein MAKQAAIEQDGVIVEALSNAMFRVELENGHEITAHISGKMRMHFIKILPGDKVRIEMSPYDLTKGRIAFRYK from the coding sequence ATGGCGAAGCAAGCTGCAATAGAACAAGATGGTGTAATCGTGGAGGCATTGTCGAATGCCATGTTCCGCGTAGAGTTGGAAAACGGGCATGAGATAACCGCCCATATCTCGGGAAAGATGCGCATGCATTTTATCAAGATACTCCCGGGAGACAAGGTGCGTATCGAGATGTCGCCCTACGATTTGACCAAAGGAAGAATTGCTTTTAGATATAAATAA
- the ykgO gene encoding type B 50S ribosomal protein L36, which produces MKVRASLKKRTPDSKIVRRHGRLYVINKKNPKYKQRQG; this is translated from the coding sequence ATGAAAGTAAGAGCATCATTGAAAAAACGTACGCCCGATAGCAAGATCGTGAGAAGACACGGCCGTTTGTACGTAATTAACAAGAAAAATCCTAAGTATAAACAACGTCAAGGATAA